Genomic segment of Synchiropus splendidus isolate RoL2022-P1 chromosome 4, RoL_Sspl_1.0, whole genome shotgun sequence:
AGGGAATCAGAGCAACATGGTTGGATGATGGACTGCGGCCTCACATAGCTGCCAGGTTCAAAGTTCTATTATTAATTCCTGAAAGCTCGAGAATACAGACATGTATTTGGCTTTAAAAAGCAAGAGTAGTATGTGTTAAATGGGCTTTTTACAATAGTCGCTGCTTCAATTGGTGACTGACATGGACCAGCGGTGGTGGGACGACACATCCTGGACCCGGGAGGCCACGCTAACACCGAGCCCCGCCCCCACCTGCCCGGACTCGGTGTCATGGCAGCCGTCCAGGGACGGTCAGCAACTGATTGGCCGCATCCTGCTGAATAAGAGGTCCAAGAGTGGAGCGGACGACATGGGAGCCCTGCTGGGACTGAAGGTGGGCTCCCGACTGCTCCTGGCGTTGTTCTCCTCAGTGACTGACGGCTGTGTTCTCTGCTCAGGTGATTGGTGGGAGGAGGAGTGAGTGTGGGGCTCTGTGCGCCGTCATCACTCAGGTGAAGCGGGGGAGCGTCGCTGACACGGTGGGCCACCTGAGGCCAGGTGAGACCCCGGACCTGCTCCTCTTGCTTCTACTGGCTTGGATTCAGCTGGTGCGCCTCTGGTTTGCAGGGGACCAGGTGCTGGAGTGGAATGGACACCTTCTCCAAGGTGCCACCTTCAGGCAGgtctatgacatcatcatggaATCCAAAGCAGAACCACAGGTGGATCTGCTGGTGTCTCGGCCAATCAGGTGGGACTTTCAGTGACGCATCAAGATGTTCTTTGTTTGATAACACACATGTCTGTTCCAGGTCCCCAATCTCTGCTAATGGCCAGCTTCACTCCAgtaagtcacacacacacacacacttataccACTATATTTGTGGATACAATTCACTGACCATTTCCTCaacctctccctctaaacctaaccatccaaaactcgtggctcacctgaaccaggactctgaaccaaactgaaacccagttatactgacccagttattttgaagtcttcattctccaattgaggcttaaatttgtggggtccagccaaatgtccccactaagtcatgtggtcctcacaaggatagtgttttgtcaagaattggtccccatgaGGCCATAtcaacaagcacacacacacacacacacacattcgtgCATTTCTATCATTGTTCGGAGTTTTGAAGGTTTCTCATCGATAtacccctttccccagcctctcacgctaaacctaaccatccaaaacatatggctcacctgaaccaggactctgaaccaagctgAGACCTGATTGTCATAACCAAGTTATtgtgtagttttaaccctccaaatgaggcttaacaaagtgaggacctCCTAAAATGTCCTCAATTAAAACTCATACATGTtttcacaaagatagaagtacaataacacacacacatatacagagCATCGCTCCCCCATCCACCATTGCGGCTCTAgaaccttgttttttttactcaatGAAATATCACTTTTTCAAAATCTTGTCTCTTGTAAAtggttttcatcctcaaattgaggcttaaccatgTGGGGTTCGTCAAATGTCCCCGCAACGTCATACAGGCCTCACAAGgattgtgttttgtcaagaattggtccccacaaagtaggatatagaagcccacacacacaactccaatatgtgtgtgtatgtgtgtgtccagaTTCTGTCCCTGCCTCAAGAAGAGGACCGGTCTCAAGGATCCAGGTAGGTGTTGTGAAGGTTTAGAAGGCTGCGGGTGATGTTCTTCATTCTTCTATCCTGCTCATCTCCAGATTAAACTCTGGTACCAGACCCCCGGTCATCAGCTTGTCGTCACCATACTCGGTGCCAAAGAGCTACCTGTGCGAGAAGACGAGCGACCGCGGAATCTCTACGTTCAGGTCCAGACGCTGCCCGAGACCAGGTGgatattttgtgttttcatgactgAGGTTACCATTTTTGGTTGACCTTGAACTTTTTGGATTTTGTGGCAGTGAACCACGGCGGACCAAGATCGTGAAGAAGTCCTTTGACCCTCGCTGGAACCAAACTTTTATCTTCGGCCCAGTTCATCTCAGAGACTTGACTCTTGAGGTCAGTGTGTGGGACCAGGTTCGAGTCCGAGAGGAGGAGTTCCTCGGAGAGGTGAGGGATATCCGCTAGCTACAAGAGACAAGACAAGTACTAACATGTCGCGGCAGGTTCTCATCCAGATGGACCCGCGCTTGCTGGACGACCAACCGCACTGGTACCAGCTGAAGGACACATCCCACAGACTGGACACAGAGCCCTGGAATATCCACAGTAAGCAAAGCCCAAAGCAATTCACTGGGGTTGCAGGGAAGACTGGAGTCCTTTCTAGAAGTGAACAATATTCACCGACCCGGTTCTGTAATCTTGGTACAGATGTCAAGAGGAGCCGCCTGGGCTCAACCCTGTCAATTCCGGATCAGGTCTTATACTCTGGTCCTGGAAACGATCTCTTGCAAATCGACGATCCGCTGTACCCCTTGTACCGCCAGGACGCCATTCGGCTCCTTCGTGGGTCCAGACTAAGCCGAACCCAATCAGATGCTGGCCGCTACCACAGCCTGGACAGGTAGCTGGCTCAGTCGTGGTTCTGTTTTCCTGATGGGTTCAGCCGCTTAGCTCTGCTTCTCTCGATCCAGGGCGTTTTCCAGGACGGTTCCAGACCCGTATGGACCCTCAGACAGGTAGACGCTGTTCTCAGCAGAACTCCTGCTCCATGTCTTTATTGTTCCTGCAGTAACCACTTGTCTGTTGTCAAAGAGTCCTTTGTGGTTCTGGCTCTGGGACTTGGCCCACACACTTGAGGAGCGGCAGCGTTGAAGACTGCAGGTTCGTCTTGTTTATTCTTATATTGTATCGATTCAGGAAGGGGAAAACATCTGTATCATAATCTCAATCTTCATATCCCAGTTTCAGGTCTTCACCAGAACCATACCCACGGGGCCGCCAGCTACCGAACATTCCTTCCAGATCAACAAGAGTTCCAATCCTCTACTCTCCAAACCCACCAGTGATTCGAATAGAAGGGCCTCCCCCACCTGGACACACCCCACCCCCTTCAGAACCCGCACAAAAAGTCCAGCCCAGTGCCGCAACACCAGTCCAAGCAACACCCTCCGCTTCTTCTCAATTTCAAGTCCCGTCTTGTATTTCAAATTTTGTCAAGGCCCTTAACCCCCTTGCATCACAAGAGCAGACCCCTCCACCCCCATCCACACACGTCCCAGTTGCAACTCGTCCTGCACCCCAAGTTCAAGTACCTACCCCTGCAGTCAACAGGCCATCTCCTCCTACCTCACAAGTTCAAACCACTAGTCCTCCCGCCTCTCAAGTCCATGTACCGCCACCTCCCGCCCCAAAAGTCCAATCTCCCCCAGTCCAAGCAGCGAGTCCCCCTTCCTCACAAATTCACGCCCAACCACCACCTGCCACACAGGACCAGGCGACACCTGCTCCCACCGTTCAAGTTCAAACCGCGACCCTCCCATCCACCCAGGTCCAAAGTCAAACGCCTCCTGCCTCACAAGTCCAACCCCCCCAGACCTCGACTGTGCATGTCCAGGGTCTGCAACCCTCCTCTTCCCAAGCTCAGCTCACTTCAACCCAAAGCCGAGCTGTTCCAACCCCTGCAACTCTCCCCCCGGAACCAGCTCCCGAACCAAGCCCAGCCCCTTCACCTGTGCCTCCACCTGCTGAGGAAGCCGTGCCACAACCCTCAGAGACGGGGCGACGCTCCGTCACATGGGAGGACCAGCAGAAGCATGCAGTCAGTCGTAAGTGTGTGAACACAGCTCACCAAAACATTGAAGCGTCTTCAGCTTCGATCACAGCACTCATTCAAtcagcaaaacattttcaaaatataaatattttcagtgTCGCACTAAGTTTTCACCAATTTCCCCCATTGTGGGATGACCAAAGGAATATATTATCTTTCAAACAAACGTGGCGCAAAGCCATCTTCTGTAACACCCAAGACTATCAAAGGATCTGGACTTGGTGGCGGCCattcatgtgtgaaaatgatgacgGATGAATCTTGGGATTGTCATCTTGGATCATgtactgaaaatgaaatgtgaaataagGCTTGTACACATTTGCTCAGTTAAATCTAGAACATCCAGTGTGTTTACAGTCATGATGAACCTAAAGGTCATGCCCTTGACTGCTCCCTCTCTGATTCAGTCGAGGGTAAGCAGTCTCCATCTGAGGCAGAGGTTCCGGCAGAGGTGGAGGCGCCCAAAGAAGAGGCGGCAACTGAAGGAGCTACGCTGCAGAAGGGTGAATCAGTGGATGAGGGGGATGAAGAAGAGCCTGAACCGGTCAAGTAAGAGCGACTACACACGGCACCTCTATATTGATGACCTCTACATCCACCTGAcccctttttttggggggagtaTATATGCTTGATGTGTCTTTCCTTGCAGGCAAACGCCACCGCTAACCAAGGCTGCCAGTGTAAGCGGAGACATCTGCTCACTAAGCCGcaacgacgacgacgatgacgacAAGAAGCGGCGCTCGAGCTTTAGCGCCAAAATGATGGGCATGGTCGGTCTGGGCAAGAAGAGCCAGAGTGCCTCCCAACTGAACCCAGAGGGTGAGTCTGAGCGTGGCAAGCCATGGAGAATCTACAAAGCTTAAAGTCACTTTCTACCTTCagatgaagagaagaagaagaaagtggtgCGGCTGCCGGTGCAGAGGAGCATTGAGACAGGGCTGGCCATTGACTTCAAGACTCGTTTCACAAGGCAGCCCAGTCGCGACCCTGATGCCGAAGATCCCAAACCTGGAGCGTGAGTCATGCCAGCAGCAAAGTACTAATGCTTCTGTCTAATGTCCGTCTCTTTAGTCTCATCTTCCCGGCAGTCAAGCTGTCAACAGACAAACAGTTCACTGGCTTTTTGGACGGCTTGGGGCCCGCTCAGATCGCTGGGAGGCAGACGTTGGCTACGCCGGCCATGGGTGAGTCAAAGCCCGAGCAGAAGACCGAGGAACTGTCAGCCGACACTGACCGGCTGTTGACTTCAGGTGACATTCAGATCGGAATGGTTTTCCGGAAAGAACGATTGGACGTGGAGGTTGTGCGGGCCCGAGGTTTGGTGGGAAAACAggggaacaaaaacacaccaggTGAGCCTCGCACATAAACCGACACCCTGTTACCCTTCAACTGTGAAATAAAGTCAGCGTGTTTGTCATCAGCTGCCTACGTCAAAGTTTACCTTTTGGACAATGGCAAGTGTTTGCTAAAGCGTCGTACACGTCTGGCGAGAAAGTCTCTGGATCCTCTTTAtcaacagcagctgcagtttgAGGAGAATCCAGAGGGAAAGGTGCTACAGGTAACCATGGAAACGCATCTCATGAAACAAGACAACTGCACTTAAACTGATGAGTCACAAGTCGGCTGTGTGTCAGGTGATCGTCTGGGGCGACTACGGACGGATGGACCACAAGTCGTTCATGGGTGCGGCTCAGATCTTGCTGGATGACCTGGACCTGTCCAACATGGTGATTGGCTGGTTCAAGCTTTTTCCCGCCACGTCGCTGGTTGACCCTGCCCTTGCTGCACTTACCAACAAAGAGACTGTGGCAGTTTGAGGCAGCTGGGGAACTgaagggtcatgtgaccaacgaTCTTACTAGTTAGCCACACGTACAATGCATTGGTCTCCATGACAGCCATTTTATTGAAATGTGACATTGTcatgcaacacaacaacaaagaaaaacaataaataaacacaagtaCACGTACCAAAGCGGACCAGTCCACACAGCTAGCAGTAGCTAGCATGTTAGTTTGAAAGATTCCATTTTTTGTAGGAAAAGTTACAGATATAAGAGTCACATCGGGAACAAACTCTCGCTAGCAGCATGTCTGACCTTGGTTACGAACACGTTTTCCTTGAAATGCAAGCGTCAACCCTCCATCTTTGGAATGCTAGTCGCAGCTAGCAGGCTAGCAACTGCTCGTCGTCCTCTAACTTGGGACCAGAGGCTCGGCAAGACTCGGGGA
This window contains:
- the LOC128756888 gene encoding regulating synaptic membrane exocytosis protein 2-like; translation: MDQRWWDDTSWTREATLTPSPAPTCPDSVSWQPSRDGQQLIGRILLNKRSKSGADDMGALLGLKVIGGRRSECGALCAVITQVKRGSVADTVGHLRPGDQVLEWNGHLLQGATFRQVYDIIMESKAEPQVDLLVSRPIRSPISANGQLHSNSVPASRRGPVSRIQIKLWYQTPGHQLVVTILGAKELPVREDERPRNLYVQVQTLPETSEPRRTKIVKKSFDPRWNQTFIFGPVHLRDLTLEVSVWDQVRVREEEFLGEVLIQMDPRLLDDQPHWYQLKDTSHRLDTEPWNIHNVKRSRLGSTLSIPDQVLYSGPGNDLLQIDDPLYPLYRQDAIRLLRGSRLSRTQSDAGRYHSLDRAFSRTVPDPYGPSDRVLCGSGSGTWPTHLRSGSVEDCSFRSSPEPYPRGRQLPNIPSRSTRVPILYSPNPPVIRIEGPPPPGHTPPPSEPAQKVQPSAATPVQATPSASSQFQVPSCISNFVKALNPLASQEQTPPPPSTHVPVATRPAPQVQVPTPAVNRPSPPTSQVQTTSPPASQVHVPPPPAPKVQSPPVQAASPPSSQIHAQPPPATQDQATPAPTVQVQTATLPSTQVQSQTPPASQVQPPQTSTVHVQGLQPSSSQAQLTSTQSRAVPTPATLPPEPAPEPSPAPSPVPPPAEEAVPQPSETGRRSVTWEDQQKHAVSLEGKQSPSEAEVPAEVEAPKEEAATEGATLQKGESVDEGDEEEPEPVKQTPPLTKAASVSGDICSLSRNDDDDDDKKRRSSFSAKMMGMVGLGKKSQSASQLNPEDEEKKKKVVRLPVQRSIETGLAIDFKTRFTRQPSRDPDAEDPKPGALIFPAVKLSTDKQFTGFLDGLGPAQIAGRQTLATPAMGDIQIGMVFRKERLDVEVVRARGLVGKQGNKNTPAAYVKVYLLDNGKCLLKRRTRLARKSLDPLYQQQLQFEENPEGKVLQVIVWGDYGRMDHKSFMGAAQILLDDLDLSNMVIGWFKLFPATSLVDPALAALTNKETVAV